Proteins found in one Nocardia brasiliensis ATCC 700358 genomic segment:
- a CDS encoding SAM-dependent methyltransferase gives MATDTDYLGASPTAIQHHYDAGNDFYRLWLDPSMTYSCALWAEGDDTLERAQQRKHDYLATRTRAAGTGRVLDVGFGWGAMVRRLLDTHGVGHVTGLTLSAAQLAATTAWADERCDLRLENWTDHRPAQPYDAIVSIGAMEHFANLGMSRERKIAAYRQFFTSCREWLVPGGRLGLQTIVRGHDSAADWAIQREMIRVNRWIFPESEVPWLAEVCAASEGLLEVVSVRNDAADYARTCQVWLDRLLADRARAVELVGPATTERYERYLRVSIEVFRRKHAGLARIVFERW, from the coding sequence ATGGCCACGGACACCGACTATCTCGGCGCGTCACCGACCGCGATCCAGCATCACTACGACGCGGGCAACGACTTCTACCGGCTGTGGCTCGACCCGAGCATGACCTATTCGTGTGCCCTCTGGGCCGAGGGGGACGACACGCTCGAACGCGCTCAGCAACGCAAGCACGACTATCTCGCCACCCGGACCCGCGCCGCCGGCACCGGACGCGTCCTCGACGTCGGGTTCGGCTGGGGTGCCATGGTGCGGCGGCTGCTCGACACCCACGGGGTCGGGCACGTCACCGGTCTGACCTTGAGCGCGGCCCAGTTGGCCGCCACGACGGCGTGGGCGGACGAGAGGTGTGATCTCCGGCTGGAGAATTGGACCGACCACCGGCCTGCGCAGCCCTACGACGCCATCGTCTCCATCGGCGCGATGGAGCATTTCGCGAATCTGGGCATGAGCCGGGAGCGCAAGATCGCGGCCTACCGGCAGTTCTTCACCAGCTGCCGTGAATGGCTGGTGCCGGGCGGCAGGCTCGGGTTGCAAACCATTGTGCGCGGCCATGATTCGGCTGCCGACTGGGCGATCCAGCGGGAGATGATCAGGGTCAACCGCTGGATCTTCCCGGAATCGGAGGTGCCCTGGCTCGCGGAGGTGTGCGCAGCGAGCGAGGGTTTGCTGGAGGTGGTCTCGGTGCGCAATGACGCCGCCGACTACGCCCGTACCTGCCAGGTCTGGCTGGACCGGCTACTGGCCGACCGTGCCCGGGCCGTCGAATTGGTCGGCCCGGCGACCACCGAACGATACGAACGCTATCTGCGGGTATCCATCGAGGTCTTCCGGCGCAAGCATGCCGGACTGGCCCGAATCGTCTTCGAACGCTGGTAG
- a CDS encoding AMP-binding protein, whose amino-acid sequence MTLWQRLFEDSRSFESSAAFWVDGEYVATSWAELVAGAQDTTRALRRHGVGPGTRVAIVLTNGPHAARALVASWMCGAVVASLPVRVAGTDAAGYADQLRVILDQLEPVVLLADAALLASLPGPRDGGVPGIAFESLDRGRDSVAPAPPDADEVAFIQYSSGSTGSPKGCMLTPRAIAAQLDLLANLTEAAPGEVGVCWLPWSHDMGLFGGLLSGWWNDVTTYYSTPQRFLMSPKTWFEDIARYGAHYTAGSPTALQVAARVTRLRAKHLPGSLAQLKAAIIGAERVYWEVLENAVADLGRFGLRRQALMPAYGLAEGTLAVTATPLTEEPRFLAMDAMALAAGRLRRVDPADPGATKVVSAGPVCRGAELVEPLPDQERLAPIRFRSVSLASGYYGDPVRTGQHFDDGVLDPGDLGFVVDGHLYPVGRSDDMISVGGRNVYLREVEKAIEVSGGLRWGCSTLVDADRVGRPWLTLLVESGGARTDYGEVARGAAAAAMATGALELDECVFLRRNALPRTPSGKIQRHRCRERLAAGGFARVATVQLAEQTEPA is encoded by the coding sequence ATGACTCTGTGGCAGCGGCTTTTCGAGGATTCGCGATCGTTCGAATCCAGCGCCGCCTTCTGGGTCGATGGCGAATATGTCGCGACGAGTTGGGCGGAACTGGTTGCCGGGGCGCAGGATACGACCCGCGCGTTGCGTAGGCACGGGGTCGGGCCGGGCACCCGGGTCGCGATCGTGCTCACGAACGGCCCGCACGCGGCCCGCGCGCTGGTGGCGAGCTGGATGTGCGGCGCGGTGGTGGCTTCGCTGCCCGTGCGGGTGGCGGGTACCGACGCCGCCGGTTACGCGGACCAATTGCGCGTCATTCTCGATCAACTGGAACCCGTTGTGCTGCTGGCGGATGCCGCCTTACTGGCGAGCTTGCCGGGCCCGCGCGACGGCGGGGTGCCCGGTATCGCGTTCGAATCTCTCGACCGCGGACGGGACAGTGTCGCGCCGGCGCCGCCCGATGCGGACGAGGTGGCGTTCATCCAGTACTCCTCGGGCAGCACCGGGTCGCCCAAGGGCTGCATGCTGACACCGCGGGCGATCGCGGCACAGCTGGACCTGCTGGCGAACCTGACCGAGGCCGCGCCGGGCGAGGTCGGGGTCTGCTGGTTGCCGTGGTCGCACGACATGGGGTTGTTCGGCGGCTTGCTCAGCGGCTGGTGGAACGACGTCACCACGTATTACTCGACGCCGCAGCGGTTTTTGATGTCGCCGAAGACCTGGTTCGAAGACATCGCGCGCTACGGGGCGCACTACACGGCGGGCAGCCCGACCGCTTTGCAGGTGGCGGCCCGGGTCACCAGGCTGCGCGCGAAACACCTTCCCGGTTCGTTGGCCCAGCTGAAGGCGGCCATCATCGGGGCAGAGCGGGTCTATTGGGAGGTGCTCGAGAACGCGGTCGCCGACCTGGGCCGATTCGGGTTGCGCCGGCAGGCGCTGATGCCCGCGTACGGCCTCGCCGAGGGCACACTCGCGGTGACCGCGACGCCGCTGACCGAGGAGCCGCGTTTCCTCGCGATGGACGCGATGGCGCTCGCGGCGGGCCGATTGCGCCGCGTCGATCCGGCCGATCCCGGTGCGACGAAGGTGGTCAGCGCGGGTCCGGTCTGCCGGGGCGCGGAGCTGGTCGAACCCCTCCCGGATCAGGAACGGCTCGCGCCGATCCGATTCCGTTCGGTGTCGTTGGCCAGCGGCTACTACGGCGATCCGGTGCGCACGGGTCAGCACTTCGACGACGGGGTGCTCGATCCGGGCGACCTCGGCTTCGTCGTGGACGGTCACCTGTACCCGGTCGGACGAAGCGACGACATGATCTCGGTGGGCGGCCGCAATGTGTATCTGCGCGAGGTCGAGAAGGCCATCGAGGTGTCCGGCGGTCTGCGGTGGGGGTGTTCCACGCTGGTCGACGCCGATCGTGTCGGTCGACCCTGGCTGACGCTGCTGGTCGAATCGGGCGGTGCCCGCACCGACTACGGCGAGGTGGCTCGCGGGGCCGCGGCCGCCGCGATGGCAACGGGTGCACTGGAACTCGACGAATGTGTGTTCCTGCGCCGCAACGCGTTGCCGAGGACCCCCAGCGGCAAGATCCAGCGGCATCGCTGCCGAGAGCGCCTCGCCGCGGGTGGCTTCGCGCGGGTGGCGACCGTGCAACTCGCGGAACAGACGGAGCCGGCGTGA
- a CDS encoding carbohydrate ABC transporter permease: MTAVGQRGAGRRPSGLTRRKAAAGRTFIAPNLLAVLVFLVFPLGLSLYLSFHHWNMFSAPEFVGAANYRRLFAEDPLFYIALRNTVLFTVVTLIPTVVISLAVAAALNEKVRGIALFRSVMFMPLVASTAAITVVWKFMFATEGGLFNAMLGWFGIDPVQWLADPNWALVSLCLVSIWKSVPFAAAVLLAAMQGVPTELYEAGRIDGAGGWQRFRSITLPLIRPALGFVFVITIINTVQAFDQAYVLTGSAGGPETGTYLFGIMLFQNAFVFNDLGYACALAWVIFAILLALTYFQLRLSRTGAEET; this comes from the coding sequence GTGACTGCCGTCGGCCAGCGCGGCGCCGGTAGGCGTCCGTCCGGCCTGACCCGTCGCAAAGCGGCTGCGGGCCGTACTTTCATCGCGCCGAATCTGCTTGCGGTGCTGGTGTTCCTGGTGTTCCCGCTCGGATTGTCGCTGTATCTGAGCTTCCACCACTGGAATATGTTCAGCGCCCCGGAGTTCGTCGGCGCGGCGAACTATCGCCGGCTGTTCGCCGAGGACCCGCTGTTCTACATCGCGCTGCGCAATACCGTTCTGTTCACCGTCGTCACCCTGATCCCCACCGTCGTGATCAGCCTCGCCGTCGCCGCCGCGCTCAACGAAAAGGTCAGGGGCATAGCACTTTTCCGCAGTGTGATGTTCATGCCGCTGGTCGCGTCCACCGCGGCGATCACCGTCGTCTGGAAGTTCATGTTCGCCACCGAAGGCGGGCTGTTCAACGCGATGCTGGGGTGGTTCGGCATCGATCCGGTGCAGTGGCTGGCCGACCCGAACTGGGCGCTGGTGTCGCTGTGCCTGGTCAGCATCTGGAAGAGCGTGCCGTTCGCCGCGGCCGTGCTGCTCGCGGCGATGCAGGGCGTGCCGACGGAGCTGTACGAGGCCGGGCGTATCGACGGCGCGGGCGGGTGGCAGCGGTTCCGGTCGATCACGCTGCCGCTGATCCGCCCCGCGCTGGGCTTCGTCTTCGTCATCACCATCATCAACACGGTGCAGGCCTTCGATCAGGCCTATGTGCTGACCGGCAGCGCGGGCGGTCCGGAAACCGGGACCTATCTGTTCGGCATCATGCTGTTCCAGAACGCGTTCGTCTTCAACGATCTCGGCTACGCGTGCGCGCTGGCCTGGGTCATCTTCGCGATCCTGCTCGCGCTCACCTACTTCCAGCTGCGACTTTCGCGCACCGGCGCCGAGGAGACCTGA
- a CDS encoding ParB/RepB/Spo0J family partition protein, with protein sequence MVANNLVESSAGEQQLCSAIVEFPLSELLPPESSPRTAGENAAHIRMLAESSTAFPPIVVHRRTTQVIDGVHRLRAAQLRGDSTISAVLFDGSITEAFVLAVKLNAAHGLPLSLSDRKAAALRILMAYPQWSDRAIAAVAGISPKTVGVIRSRSAEEIPQPTGRIARNGVLHRTDISAGRRRAAELFTADPNRSARAVAVAAGISLTTAKEVRKELRGGSDPRPARWAGADPAAGRASGDEPEARADADFGARWALTAAVLQQLRRDPSLRFTDAGRKLLRCLETPFDNGDDWGSVVHNIPSHCAPNIAKLARQRSQDWQQLALLLDQRSETG encoded by the coding sequence ATGGTAGCGAACAACCTCGTCGAAAGCTCGGCCGGTGAACAACAATTGTGTTCCGCGATCGTCGAGTTTCCCCTTTCGGAACTGCTGCCGCCGGAATCGTCGCCCAGAACGGCCGGCGAAAATGCGGCGCACATACGGATGCTCGCCGAATCGTCGACCGCTTTTCCGCCGATCGTCGTGCATCGGCGCACGACGCAGGTGATCGATGGCGTGCACCGGTTGCGCGCCGCTCAGTTGCGTGGCGACAGCACGATCTCGGCCGTGCTGTTCGACGGCAGCATCACCGAGGCGTTCGTACTCGCGGTGAAACTCAATGCGGCACATGGTCTGCCGCTGTCGCTGTCCGATCGCAAAGCCGCCGCGCTGCGCATCCTGATGGCGTATCCGCAATGGTCGGACCGCGCGATCGCCGCCGTCGCCGGGATCTCGCCCAAGACGGTCGGGGTGATCCGTAGCCGGTCGGCTGAGGAGATTCCTCAGCCGACCGGTCGGATCGCGCGCAACGGCGTGCTGCACCGGACCGATATCTCGGCAGGCAGACGACGTGCCGCGGAGTTGTTCACCGCCGACCCGAATCGGTCGGCGCGTGCGGTGGCGGTGGCGGCCGGGATTTCGCTCACCACGGCCAAGGAGGTCCGCAAAGAACTGCGCGGCGGTTCGGATCCGCGGCCGGCCCGCTGGGCAGGCGCGGATCCCGCGGCGGGCCGAGCCTCCGGCGATGAGCCGGAGGCCAGGGCAGACGCGGATTTCGGTGCGCGGTGGGCGCTCACCGCGGCGGTGCTGCAGCAGTTGCGCCGGGATCCGTCGCTCCGTTTCACTGATGCCGGGCGCAAACTGCTGCGCTGTTTGGAGACCCCTTTCGACAACGGCGACGATTGGGGCTCCGTCGTGCACAACATTCCGAGCCACTGTGCACCGAATATCGCGAAACTCGCCCGGCAGCGCTCACAGGATTGGCAACAACTCGCACTGCTGCTCGATCAACGCTCGGAAACCGGGTAA
- a CDS encoding carbohydrate ABC transporter permease: protein MARRTVRGVLVYLALVVMAWCALLPILWALAGSLKPPGRITGTDLVPDDPQWSNYRLVFEFVPFERMFLNTVLYAGLVTAGQVFFCSLAGYAFARLPFKGRDVIFLAYLGTLMVPLTVTVIPQFILMRTFGWVDSPLAMIVPGLFGSAFGTYLMRQFFLTLPAELEEAAILDGCSLWQTYWRVLLPHTTPAVLVLAVLTWVTVWNDFLWPLIMIQRDSISTLNLGLVWMQGQYTANWPVFMAASMMMLAPMLVVYALTQRAFVHGIATAGLAGR, encoded by the coding sequence ATCGCCCGGCGCACCGTGCGCGGCGTGCTGGTCTACCTCGCGCTGGTGGTGATGGCGTGGTGCGCGCTGCTGCCGATCCTGTGGGCGCTCGCGGGCTCGCTGAAGCCGCCGGGCCGGATCACGGGGACCGACCTCGTCCCGGACGATCCGCAGTGGTCGAACTACCGGCTCGTCTTCGAGTTCGTGCCGTTCGAGCGCATGTTCCTCAACACGGTCCTCTACGCGGGACTGGTCACCGCCGGGCAGGTGTTCTTCTGCTCGCTGGCCGGGTACGCCTTCGCCCGCTTGCCGTTCAAGGGGCGCGACGTGATTTTCCTGGCTTACCTGGGCACGCTCATGGTGCCGTTGACGGTCACCGTGATTCCCCAGTTCATTCTCATGCGCACGTTCGGCTGGGTGGACAGCCCGCTCGCGATGATCGTGCCCGGCCTGTTCGGCAGCGCCTTCGGCACCTATCTGATGCGGCAGTTCTTCCTCACGCTGCCCGCCGAACTCGAGGAAGCCGCCATCCTCGACGGCTGTTCGCTCTGGCAGACCTATTGGCGAGTGTTGTTGCCGCACACCACGCCCGCGGTGCTGGTGCTTGCCGTGCTCACCTGGGTCACGGTGTGGAACGACTTCCTCTGGCCACTGATCATGATCCAGCGCGACAGCATCTCCACGCTCAACCTGGGCCTGGTCTGGATGCAGGGCCAGTACACCGCCAACTGGCCGGTGTTCATGGCTGCGTCGATGATGATGCTGGCGCCGATGCTCGTCGTCTACGCGCTCACTCAGCGTGCTTTCGTGCACGGTATCGCGACCGCGGGACTCGCCGGACGCTGA
- a CDS encoding SDR family oxidoreductase: MNETIPFRKRRILVTGPSGVIGRALVEALSRHHVTGLVHADTELPDVTEVVHGDLSKPLLGLTASRWHELAERVDVVVHSGALTTWGKSRSRYQEINIDGTERVLAFARRAGAPVHYLSTCFVHGIERTGLADVAQDNVVRPYVWSKLEAERLIAASGVPYAVYRPTNLVGDSRTGASSRRQIVQVMSEFICRGKAPYLPAHPGNLLDFVPLDVTVDAVVRTLEADDLRGQIEWLTYGADAMTVAQARDILTEHAASLGRPLGELRIVDPRRRLPVPLSELPPLTRSFLKVLIDVSEMTHAAGGVLPSSKTELRERLGVDFPSDRDAYRSSLKFWANETAVARTAER, translated from the coding sequence GTGAACGAAACCATCCCCTTCAGAAAGCGACGCATCCTGGTCACCGGTCCGTCCGGTGTGATCGGCCGGGCCTTGGTCGAGGCGCTGTCGCGGCACCACGTCACCGGCTTGGTGCACGCTGACACCGAACTGCCGGACGTCACCGAGGTCGTCCACGGCGACCTGTCCAAGCCACTGCTCGGCTTGACCGCGTCGCGGTGGCACGAACTGGCCGAGCGGGTCGATGTCGTGGTGCACTCGGGCGCGCTGACGACGTGGGGCAAGAGCCGCAGCCGCTACCAGGAGATCAACATCGACGGCACCGAACGGGTGCTGGCGTTCGCGCGCCGGGCCGGGGCGCCGGTGCACTATCTGAGCACCTGTTTCGTGCACGGGATCGAACGCACCGGCCTGGCGGATGTCGCGCAGGACAACGTTGTCCGGCCCTATGTCTGGTCGAAACTCGAGGCGGAGCGGCTGATCGCCGCGAGCGGTGTCCCGTACGCCGTCTACCGGCCGACCAACCTGGTCGGCGATTCCCGGACCGGGGCGAGCAGCCGGCGTCAGATCGTGCAGGTGATGTCGGAGTTCATCTGCCGCGGGAAAGCGCCGTACCTGCCCGCCCACCCGGGTAACCTGCTCGACTTCGTGCCGCTCGATGTCACCGTCGACGCGGTGGTGCGCACCCTGGAGGCCGATGATCTGCGCGGGCAGATCGAATGGCTCACCTACGGCGCCGACGCGATGACGGTTGCGCAGGCCAGAGACATTCTGACCGAGCACGCCGCCTCGCTCGGCCGACCGCTCGGCGAACTGCGCATCGTCGACCCCCGTCGGCGGCTGCCGGTTCCCCTGTCGGAACTGCCGCCGTTGACGAGGTCGTTTCTGAAGGTGCTGATCGATGTCAGCGAGATGACCCATGCGGCGGGCGGGGTGCTGCCCAGCTCGAAAACCGAACTGCGCGAACGGCTCGGCGTGGACTTTCCGTCCGACCGTGATGCCTACCGCAGCAGCCTGAAGTTCTGGGCGAACGAGACCGCCGTGGCGCGGACGGCAGAGAGGTGA
- a CDS encoding acyl-CoA desaturase, protein MNGREHYIYILAASILPFVGVIAAMVLLWNSLVGPADLAVFVIMSVIGGLGVSIGYHRLLAHRSFKTTRPIKLFFVTAGAMAGQGPPLIWVAHHRRHHRVADKPGDPHSPYFEDRVDFRGVVKGLWHSHLGWLFDKNLSSDPVRYCPDLCRDADIRFLSIRFVPVVLAGLLLPGLLGLAFTGTLAGFLTGILWGGLVRMFIGNHVTYAVNSIGHYFGRRRFDTADESRNVFWLSIPSFGESWHNNHHAFPRSARHGFRWWELDLSALTIYTLEKLHLAWDIIRIDPARQRQRAAGLSRVGSGRTAPHEPARPLAERGQASAKDLGPVDVADVE, encoded by the coding sequence ATGAACGGCCGCGAGCACTACATATATATCCTCGCGGCGTCCATCCTGCCTTTCGTCGGCGTCATCGCGGCCATGGTGCTGCTGTGGAACTCCCTGGTCGGCCCCGCGGACCTCGCCGTTTTCGTCATCATGAGCGTGATCGGCGGACTGGGGGTTTCCATCGGCTATCACCGACTGCTCGCGCACCGGTCGTTCAAGACCACCCGGCCGATCAAACTCTTCTTCGTGACCGCGGGGGCAATGGCAGGTCAGGGGCCGCCGCTCATCTGGGTCGCGCACCATCGCCGCCACCACCGGGTGGCGGACAAGCCCGGTGACCCGCACTCGCCCTACTTCGAAGACCGAGTGGACTTCCGCGGCGTCGTGAAAGGTCTGTGGCACTCGCACCTGGGCTGGCTCTTCGACAAGAATCTGTCCTCCGATCCGGTGCGCTACTGCCCGGATCTCTGCCGGGACGCCGACATCCGATTCCTGTCGATCAGATTCGTGCCGGTCGTGCTCGCGGGCCTGCTGCTGCCGGGTCTGCTCGGGCTGGCTTTCACCGGCACCTTGGCCGGTTTTCTGACCGGCATCCTGTGGGGCGGGCTGGTGCGGATGTTCATCGGTAACCACGTGACCTACGCGGTGAATTCGATCGGACACTACTTCGGCCGACGCCGCTTCGACACCGCCGACGAATCCCGCAACGTGTTCTGGCTGTCGATCCCGTCCTTCGGGGAATCCTGGCACAACAACCACCACGCGTTCCCACGGTCGGCGCGGCACGGATTCCGTTGGTGGGAGCTGGATCTCAGTGCCCTCACCATCTACACGCTGGAGAAGCTGCATCTGGCCTGGGACATCATCCGCATCGACCCGGCCAGACAGCGGCAACGGGCCGCCGGGCTGAGCCGGGTCGGCAGCGGCCGCACCGCACCGCACGAGCCCGCCCGCCCGCTGGCCGAGCGCGGGCAGGCGAGCGCCAAGGACCTGGGTCCCGTCGACGTTGCGGATGTGGAATGA
- a CDS encoding DUF2867 domain-containing protein, which produces MKTTAQRVQRVAAPPQLPISEDMAAADHVSAFELRTAGSRDTPELWSRLVFEHAPALMRALLRAGWRVVLGLRLGPRSAEHVLGWHIADRGPNHVVLEAQSRILAAQNIVVTTGSAVTWTTLVRYDRRVARFVWALMQPGHNLVIPYLLRRAGKSEPVSR; this is translated from the coding sequence ATGAAGACGACCGCGCAGCGGGTTCAGCGAGTTGCGGCCCCGCCGCAGCTGCCGATCAGCGAGGACATGGCCGCGGCCGACCACGTGTCGGCCTTCGAGTTGCGTACCGCCGGGTCGCGCGATACGCCGGAGCTGTGGTCCCGGCTGGTGTTCGAGCACGCACCCGCGCTCATGCGCGCTCTGCTGCGGGCCGGGTGGCGGGTCGTGCTGGGGCTGCGATTGGGACCTCGGTCGGCCGAACACGTGCTCGGCTGGCATATCGCGGACCGGGGTCCGAACCACGTTGTGCTCGAAGCACAGTCACGGATACTGGCCGCGCAGAACATCGTGGTGACCACCGGATCGGCGGTAACCTGGACCACGCTGGTCCGTTATGACCGCCGAGTGGCGCGGTTCGTGTGGGCGCTCATGCAACCCGGCCACAACCTGGTCATTCCCTATCTGCTGCGGCGGGCGGGCAAGTCGGAACCCGTCAGCCGGTAG
- a CDS encoding acyl carrier protein has protein sequence MITLDQVEAKIRHKLKGNYPADLVLSGDTALEDIGLSSLQTAEIVFELEEDNEIEFDPAKAADIQTLGHLVALANEILAEKYPSGEEIPR, from the coding sequence ATGATTACCCTGGACCAGGTCGAGGCCAAGATCAGGCATAAGCTCAAGGGCAATTATCCGGCCGATCTCGTGCTCTCCGGCGACACCGCATTGGAGGATATCGGGCTGTCGAGTCTGCAGACCGCCGAGATCGTCTTCGAGCTGGAGGAGGACAACGAGATCGAATTCGATCCCGCGAAGGCGGCCGATATCCAGACGCTGGGCCACCTCGTCGCATTGGCGAACGAGATCCTCGCCGAGAAATACCCGTCCGGCGAGGAAATTCCACGATGA
- a CDS encoding SDR family NAD(P)-dependent oxidoreductase: protein MTRTSDWDQPDLSGRIALVTGASRGVGLGVALALGDCGATVYVTGRSTRRGGTTEGVPGTVEDTAEQVTARGGQGIPVACDHTDDSDNAALIARIAESDGRLDLLVNNAWAGYERFSEEAPFHAPFWQQPMWRYDLFAGSLRAQYAVSALAAPLLTRAPAGLIVNVSFTDGAVYLGQVPYDISKYASDRMVVGMAYDLRKTSVVPVALHPGFVRTERVSGAWALVGAGPAEVAHSPEYVGRAVAELSADAELANYAGARVAVGELAAKYGFRDVDGRRPPPFRLEGTITLAARMERLGRIARTVPTNHREG, encoded by the coding sequence ATGACGAGGACCAGTGACTGGGACCAGCCCGACCTGTCGGGCCGGATCGCGCTGGTGACCGGCGCCAGCCGCGGCGTCGGTCTCGGCGTCGCGCTGGCGCTCGGCGATTGCGGGGCAACGGTTTACGTCACCGGCCGCAGCACTCGGCGCGGTGGCACCACCGAGGGCGTGCCCGGCACGGTCGAGGACACCGCGGAGCAGGTGACGGCGCGGGGCGGGCAGGGGATCCCGGTGGCGTGCGACCACACCGACGACTCGGACAACGCCGCGCTGATCGCGCGCATCGCCGAATCCGATGGCCGCTTGGATCTTTTGGTGAACAACGCCTGGGCGGGCTACGAAAGGTTCAGCGAGGAAGCGCCTTTCCATGCGCCGTTCTGGCAGCAGCCGATGTGGCGCTACGACCTGTTCGCCGGTTCGTTGCGCGCCCAGTACGCGGTCAGCGCTCTGGCGGCGCCGTTGCTGACGCGGGCTCCGGCGGGACTCATCGTGAATGTCTCGTTCACCGACGGCGCGGTCTACCTCGGCCAGGTGCCCTACGACATCAGCAAGTACGCCTCGGACCGCATGGTGGTCGGCATGGCCTACGACTTGCGCAAGACGTCCGTGGTGCCGGTTGCCTTGCATCCGGGTTTCGTGCGTACCGAACGGGTCTCGGGCGCATGGGCTCTCGTCGGCGCGGGTCCGGCCGAGGTCGCGCATTCGCCGGAATACGTCGGCCGCGCCGTGGCCGAGCTCAGCGCCGACGCCGAGTTGGCGAACTATGCCGGCGCCCGCGTCGCCGTCGGCGAGCTGGCGGCCAAGTACGGATTCCGCGACGTCGACGGTCGCCGGCCGCCGCCGTTCCGGCTCGAGGGAACCATCACGCTGGCGGCCCGCATGGAACGCCTCGGCCGGATCGCTCGCACCGTGCCGACGAATCACCGGGAGGGATGA
- a CDS encoding DUF4185 domain-containing protein, translating into MPKNRTTPQQGTFLCDNAGDSASRFGLGSSDLGIPYRRYDGTWGYVFGDSFRGQEATGEFIGSPVVLYQATFDASGHTPITFTASEPMPTCAQLFDYQHNADNGFGFEVSRIPNDAITLTVDGRNRIFIQYTSVHRWVGPGSAVDGSLMAGIAYSDDNGATWRDFDRHWPGDGQGNPGSLDMMWSFAGVDPDGLLYVFSKAWNGSHFYTGDRGQIQLFRYRPADFFHGDLDTREHWVYLDETWQWVPAAQAAPSSLFGWENGIAEFSVKRIGELYVMSYFDVTDFSIRTRTAPRPDRIWTAPKTQVVGSTMWPPTHWFRRTQPFPYGGYLHPGSASPANLTLLISSWNGRLGERPYTVTQWSGLAA; encoded by the coding sequence ATGCCGAAGAACCGCACGACACCGCAGCAAGGGACCTTCCTGTGTGACAACGCGGGCGACTCGGCCAGCCGATTCGGGCTCGGGTCGAGCGATCTGGGCATCCCGTATCGACGATACGACGGCACCTGGGGCTACGTCTTCGGCGACTCCTTCCGCGGGCAGGAGGCGACCGGCGAATTCATCGGTAGCCCAGTCGTGTTGTACCAGGCCACTTTCGACGCGAGCGGGCATACGCCGATCACGTTCACCGCGTCCGAGCCGATGCCTACGTGCGCGCAACTGTTCGACTATCAGCACAACGCGGACAACGGTTTCGGCTTCGAGGTCAGCCGGATCCCGAACGACGCGATCACCCTCACCGTCGACGGGCGGAACCGGATCTTCATCCAATACACCTCGGTGCACCGCTGGGTCGGGCCCGGCAGCGCGGTGGACGGTTCGCTCATGGCCGGCATCGCCTATTCCGACGACAACGGCGCGACCTGGCGGGATTTCGACCGCCATTGGCCCGGCGACGGGCAGGGCAACCCCGGCAGCCTGGACATGATGTGGTCGTTCGCCGGCGTCGACCCGGACGGGCTGCTGTACGTCTTCAGCAAAGCCTGGAACGGCAGCCATTTCTATACCGGCGACCGGGGCCAGATCCAGCTGTTCCGTTACCGGCCCGCCGATTTCTTCCACGGCGATCTCGACACGCGCGAGCACTGGGTCTACCTGGACGAGACGTGGCAGTGGGTGCCCGCCGCGCAGGCCGCGCCCTCGTCGCTGTTCGGGTGGGAGAACGGCATCGCCGAGTTCTCGGTGAAACGCATCGGCGAGCTGTACGTCATGAGCTATTTCGACGTGACGGACTTCAGCATCCGCACCCGCACCGCCCCGCGCCCCGACCGCATCTGGACCGCGCCGAAAACGCAGGTCGTCGGGAGCACGATGTGGCCGCCCACGCACTGGTTCCGGCGGACCCAGCCGTTCCCGTACGGCGGCTACCTGCATCCCGGCAGTGCGAGCCCCGCGAATCTGACCTTGCTCATCAGCTCGTGGAACGGACGACTGGGCGAGCGGCCCTACACCGTCACCCAGTGGTCCGGTTTAGCCGCCTGA